A stretch of DNA from Candidatus Methylomirabilota bacterium:
CGATGATGACGTCCTCCCCCTGCTTCCAGTTCACGGGGGTGGCCACCTTGTGCTTCGCCGTCAGCTGGCAGGAATCCAGCAGCCGCAGCACTTCGTCGAAGTTGCGGCCCGTGCTCATCGGATAGGTCAGCATCGCCTTGATCTTCTTGTCCGGCCCGACGACGAACACCGACCGCACGGTCGCGTTGTCGGCCGCGGTGCGGCCCTGCGCGGTGGTGCCGGAATCCTCCGGCAGCATGTCGTAGGCCTTGGCCACCTTCAGCTCAGGGTCGCCGACCAACGGGTAGTTGACGGCGTGTCCCTGCGTCTCCTCGATGTCCTTGGACCACTTCTCGTGATCGGGGACCGAATCCACGCTGAGGCCGATGATCTTGCAGTTGCGCTTGTCGAATTCCGGCTTCAGCCCCGCCATGTACCCGAGCTCGGTCGTGCAGACCGGGGTGAAGTTCTTCGGATGGGAGAACAGAATGGCCCAGCCGTTGCCGATCCATTCGTGGAAATTGATGCGACCTTGCGTGCTGTCCGCGGTAAAGTTGGGAGCTTCGCTGTTGATTCTCAACGCCATGACTCACCTCCGCTTCGTGTGAACGGTTCGTACGTGGAAGACCCGTGGGACAACGGGGGCTGACACTTCCTGCCGACCTGCCGGCCGCCCAGGCACCCATTAACTACCTCCGGGCGCCCAGCCCGTCAAGGGGAGCTCTCCGGTAGTGGGTCAGCCTCGTTCGAGCCTGGTCGCCCGGCCGGGTATAGGATGGATCCAGCGGTCCTGCGGGTCTCCTAGGGAGGGCGCATGTTTCAGCCGAACGAGCGAGTGACGGTGGATCTCTCTGGCCTCACCATCCAGGGGGTCTCATTCAGCCAGAACGTGCAGAAGGCCCTCGGGACCATCGTGGAGCAGGTCTCCGCCGACCCGCCCGTCTACAAGGTGGAGCTCCTGTTCAGCTTCAAGGGCGTCAAGCGGGTGGAGGTTTCGGAGGAGCGGATCCATCGGAGCTGACCATGGCTGATGACCGCGATCGCATC
This window harbors:
- a CDS encoding peroxiredoxin; its protein translation is MALRINSEAPNFTADSTQGRINFHEWIGNGWAILFSHPKNFTPVCTTELGYMAGLKPEFDKRNCKIIGLSVDSVPDHEKWSKDIEETQGHAVNYPLVGDPELKVAKAYDMLPEDSGTTAQGRTAADNATVRSVFVVGPDKKIKAMLTYPMSTGRNFDEVLRLLDSCQLTAKHKVATPVNWKQGEDVII